CTCACGATCCGCTTGGCAGGTTTTAGCAAAGTGAGCGATGTTTCTGTATCATCAATGACTTGTGTATCACTGGAGGATTGCATAAAAATGTCTTTTTTGTTGTTCTAACCACGCGATCGCCTCTTCAGCTAACTGAAAGACATCGCAAGGATATATTTGAGGTGTAAGATTTTTTGGAGACGTAGACGCAAAGCGGCTTGCCGAAGGCTACCACTCCAGACGCAGAGCACGCAGAGAGAAGTGTTGGGGAGGGATTCTCGTAAATTGTTTGAGCTTGCTGTATTTGTCTTTTACAAATGAAGTTCAAACTGCTAGAAGAGATAGGGTATTAATCGCTTTGTTTTGTACATATATTCTTGGTATTGAGTGCCAAATTGCTCGATCATCATTTGTTCTTCATTGCCAACTCGGACAATGTAGAGAATGCCGAAGGCAATGACTCCTGCTAAACCTGCTATCCAATTTGGTAATAATAGTGCTTGGGCAATACTCCATAGCCAAATCGACATGTACATAGGATGGCGAATTTTTTGATAAACTCCGCTGGCGATTAGTGTGTGGGCTTCTCGTATTTGTAAGGTTGGCGACCAGTTTCTCCCCAGATCGTGATGTGATCGCCAAAATAGCCACATTGCGATCGCAAATGTCACAATGCCTAAGCCATTAACCCAAATCGGTAGGTGATAGTTGGCAATATCAAGCCACGGAGTAAAAACGTATACGAGTGGCAAAGCAACCATTCCTAAAAACACCAAAAACAGCAATCCTTTTTCTTGAGGAGTTTTGCGATTATCGATGATTGTGTTTTGTTGAGTTTCTCGCTGGTAAGGAATGCGAATAATTGTACTTGCTGCTAGCCCAATTAGGAAGGCGACTTTAAGGATTTGCGTGTCCATTTTTTTACCTCACTACTGCATTTCAACTAAAGTTTGCAATTGCGCTACGCGCAGCGCTTTGATGCGATCGCACTTTGAGTTCCCAATTCTGCGCTTGCTGATGACGCAACCAGAGTCGTGCGTAAACACCATCATTTGCAAGTAGTTCGTTGTGTTTACCGCATTCTACTAATCGTCCTCGATCTAATACTGCAATCTGATCGGCACTCATAATCGTCGCTAAGCGATGTGCGACTACAATTAAGGTTTTCCCCGTTGTTAGTGATGCGATCGCTTGTTGAATCAACGCTTCATTTTCCGGATCGGCAAAGGCAGTGGCTTCATCTAATACAACAATGGGATTATCTTGTAGAATCGCACGGGCAATCGTAATACGCTGGCGCTGTCCACCTGAAAGCCGAGTCCCTCGTTCGCCAGCGATCGTGTCGTAGCCGTTGGGTAATGTGAGGATATCGTGGGCTTGTGCTGCAGAAGCTGCTGCAACTATTTCTGCATCGGTGGCGTTTGGTTTACCTAGTTTAATGTTGTTGCGGATCGTGTCGTGCAATAAAAAGGTATCTTGAAAGACAAATGAAACCCAGGACATCAAAGTATCAGAGTTCATTTGGCGCACATCTACACCGCCAATCTCAATTGAGCCATGATCGACATCCCAAAAACGAGGAATAAGTCGTGCTAGAGTCGTTTTGCCCGCACCTGAAGGACCTACTAATGCTGTTACTGTTCCGGCTGGCAGATCGAGCGATATATCTTGTAGTGCTGGACGTCCATCACTGTAGGAGCAAGTTACATTGCGTAACGTAATTGAAGCATTGGCAGGCTGTTGAGAATGTTCGGGTTGTGGTAGTGCTGGTTCGGCGAGTACGCTTCCAATCCGTAACGCTCCGGCATTCGCTTGATTGATGAAATAGGAAAGTGTGAATATAGGCTTAAACGCTCCGCACAAGCGAGGGGCGAGTAAAAGAAATACTAATAGTCGCGGGAAGGATAGCGTTTCTTGCATCATGAACCACGCTCCCACCGCAGATACGATCAATAGTGTGGGTAACGGTTCAAATAGCAATGTTCCGAATCGACCAGAAGTCTGCGTTTTTTCATTCCATTCGCGCAGCTTCTGCGTAAAGGTATCGAGTGTATTCTGAAATCGAGCAAAGGAACTACTACCATCACTAAAGGTGCGAACGACTTGCATTCCTTGCACAAACTCAATGATGACGCTATTAATCTGTTCATTGGCGCGATCGTAAGCATCGCGTTGTTCGGCATAATCGCGTAACGCCAGCCGAATGAAAATCATGCCTACGGGAAGTACTGCTAATGTCACTAATCCTAATCGCCAATCGGCAACAAACATTGCAATTAATGACACCACCGGAATTGTGTATGCTTGTCCAAATAAGGGTGTACTGTCGGCGACAAAGGCATGAAGTGATTTGACATCATCTTGGACAATTTTCTTAATTGCACCTGAGCCAGTGGTAATAATATAGCCGAGTGGCACTTGGGCAAGGTGTGTAGTCAGTGCTGTTCGTAAGATGACTTCAAGTTTAAATGCTGCGATGTGGGAGACATGAAATGCAAAAACTCTGGCGGTAAAGGCGATCGCTACCATTCCTAATGCTATTGCAATCCATTGCCAAATTTGGGCAGGTGGTAATTCAGATAAGAGCGCTGCC
This sequence is a window from Chroogloeocystis siderophila 5.2 s.c.1. Protein-coding genes within it:
- a CDS encoding ABC transporter ATP-binding protein; amino-acid sequence: MTHSAFSKPPTKIWDVMAPVKGRIVGAIALSALSSIAGIGSLLTIPPIAAALLSELPPAQIWQWIAIALGMVAIAFTARVFAFHVSHIAAFKLEVILRTALTTHLAQVPLGYIITTGSGAIKKIVQDDVKSLHAFVADSTPLFGQAYTIPVVSLIAMFVADWRLGLVTLAVLPVGMIFIRLALRDYAEQRDAYDRANEQINSVIIEFVQGMQVVRTFSDGSSSFARFQNTLDTFTQKLREWNEKTQTSGRFGTLLFEPLPTLLIVSAVGAWFMMQETLSFPRLLVFLLLAPRLCGAFKPIFTLSYFINQANAGALRIGSVLAEPALPQPEHSQQPANASITLRNVTCSYSDGRPALQDISLDLPAGTVTALVGPSGAGKTTLARLIPRFWDVDHGSIEIGGVDVRQMNSDTLMSWVSFVFQDTFLLHDTIRNNIKLGKPNATDAEIVAAASAAQAHDILTLPNGYDTIAGERGTRLSGGQRQRITIARAILQDNPIVVLDEATAFADPENEALIQQAIASLTTGKTLIVVAHRLATIMSADQIAVLDRGRLVECGKHNELLANDGVYARLWLRHQQAQNWELKVRSHQSAARSAIANFS
- a CDS encoding protein-S-isoprenylcysteine O-methyltransferase, which codes for MDTQILKVAFLIGLAASTIIRIPYQRETQQNTIIDNRKTPQEKGLLFLVFLGMVALPLVYVFTPWLDIANYHLPIWVNGLGIVTFAIAMWLFWRSHHDLGRNWSPTLQIREAHTLIASGVYQKIRHPMYMSIWLWSIAQALLLPNWIAGLAGVIAFGILYIVRVGNEEQMMIEQFGTQYQEYMYKTKRLIPYLF